In the Chryseobacterium sp. MYb264 genome, one interval contains:
- a CDS encoding TAT-variant-translocated molybdopterin oxidoreductase produces MASNKIQFRSIHELKDPALNNKLAQKEFQEEIPVEDFLGDAEQNGSSTSRRDFLKLLGFSTAAVTLAACEAPVIKTIPYVVKPHDIIPGVPNYYASTYFDGFDFASVLVKTREGRPIKIDPNPAAGDLGKTNARAQAAVLSLYDNDKVKQPKFEGKDETFDKVDSFVIKGLEEAKAGNKRIVLLSQSFASPTFKKLFADFKAKYPTAELVTYDAYPHSAALDAAQEVFGTRALPVYDLKGTELVVSFQADFLGDYNAASLETSYAEARKPGANMLRHIQVESNMSLTGANSDSRYRLKPSDVNKALVDVYNAIVTGAAPSNKAAAEIVKELQAKGSKAVVFADGSKGAQVLAHLINQKLGSVAFTGKANFLKEFDKARYQEFLGWVNAGQVGVLITNNVDPIYSHYKGAEFEKAIKNVPYVIAVADKKNAMYKAAKAVIPVANWLESWGDMQPQSGVYALMQPTIQKIYKSRQIEESLLVWKNGKNSSANNYYDYLKANAASLLGGTSFNKALYNGIVTTDGGSTLSYTGGNAAQAVAELGNFKASDLELVLYTKTSIGDGTQANNPWLQELPDPITRMAWDNYLTISPKDAERLGIENDLNARMQLDGSIVNLTVNGVTIKDVPVFIQPGQADGSVGLALGYGKKDSGATADTGVNAYPLFDGSNLTVSGAKIEKTGEDHEFAGIQLQNTLMGRYEIAKEVPLADYLNVAFDDEHKGWNKPLEYHTISGALPARKIDLWDAFDDTDGPHFNLSVDLNSCTGCGACIIACQAENNVPVVGKEEIRMSRDMYWLRIDRYYSSTQKVEVYEGLKEGLAVPELYGTAFGGEGALNNPAENPDVIFQPVMCQHCNHAPCETVCPVAATSHSKQGQNHMAYNRCIGTRYCANNCPYKVRRFNWFTYNLNDKFDFNMNNDLGRMVLNPDVVVRTRGVMEKCSMCIQETQATILAAKRENRKVTDNEFKNSCACAAACSTGAMTFGDMNDKESEVRELYSSNRRYYLLEEIGTKPNVFYHAKVRNRVEK; encoded by the coding sequence ATGGCTTCAAACAAAATACAATTTAGAAGTATTCATGAACTTAAAGACCCGGCTTTAAACAATAAGCTGGCTCAAAAAGAGTTTCAGGAAGAAATTCCGGTAGAAGATTTCCTTGGAGATGCTGAACAGAACGGATCCAGTACTTCAAGAAGAGATTTCTTAAAATTATTAGGATTTTCTACAGCAGCGGTAACACTTGCTGCTTGTGAAGCTCCGGTAATTAAAACGATTCCTTACGTAGTAAAACCTCACGATATTATTCCTGGAGTTCCAAACTACTACGCTTCAACATATTTTGACGGTTTCGACTTCGCCAGTGTTTTAGTAAAAACCAGAGAAGGTAGACCCATCAAAATTGATCCTAACCCGGCAGCTGGCGATTTAGGTAAAACTAATGCAAGAGCTCAGGCGGCAGTACTTTCTCTTTATGATAATGATAAAGTAAAGCAGCCTAAATTTGAAGGGAAAGACGAAACTTTCGATAAAGTAGATAGTTTTGTTATTAAAGGATTGGAAGAAGCGAAGGCAGGAAACAAAAGAATTGTGTTATTATCACAATCTTTTGCTTCACCTACATTCAAAAAATTATTTGCTGATTTTAAAGCTAAATATCCTACAGCAGAATTAGTAACGTATGATGCTTATCCTCATTCTGCAGCATTAGATGCAGCTCAGGAAGTATTCGGAACAAGAGCATTACCTGTTTATGACCTAAAAGGTACTGAATTGGTAGTTTCTTTCCAGGCTGATTTCTTAGGGGATTACAACGCAGCAAGTTTAGAAACATCTTATGCTGAGGCTAGAAAACCGGGAGCAAACATGTTGAGACACATCCAAGTGGAGTCTAACATGTCTTTAACGGGTGCTAACTCAGATTCAAGATACAGACTAAAACCAAGTGATGTAAACAAAGCTTTAGTAGATGTTTACAACGCAATCGTTACAGGAGCGGCTCCTTCAAACAAAGCTGCTGCTGAAATCGTAAAAGAGTTACAGGCTAAAGGAAGCAAAGCGGTAGTATTCGCTGATGGTTCTAAAGGTGCTCAGGTTTTAGCTCACTTAATCAATCAAAAATTAGGTTCAGTTGCTTTCACCGGTAAAGCAAACTTCCTAAAAGAATTTGATAAAGCAAGATATCAGGAATTCTTAGGATGGGTAAATGCAGGACAGGTTGGTGTATTGATTACAAACAACGTAGACCCTATTTACTCTCACTACAAAGGAGCTGAGTTTGAAAAAGCGATTAAAAATGTTCCTTATGTAATTGCAGTTGCTGATAAGAAAAATGCAATGTATAAAGCAGCTAAAGCTGTAATTCCTGTAGCTAACTGGCTAGAATCTTGGGGAGATATGCAACCTCAGAGTGGAGTTTATGCATTAATGCAGCCTACGATCCAAAAGATCTATAAATCAAGACAGATTGAAGAGTCTTTATTGGTTTGGAAAAACGGTAAAAACAGCTCTGCTAACAACTACTACGATTATTTAAAAGCTAATGCAGCTTCTCTTTTAGGAGGAACTTCATTCAACAAAGCTTTATATAACGGTATCGTAACTACTGATGGAGGTTCTACTCTATCTTACACAGGTGGAAACGCTGCTCAGGCTGTTGCAGAATTAGGAAACTTCAAAGCTTCTGATTTAGAATTGGTATTATACACTAAGACTTCTATTGGTGACGGAACGCAGGCAAATAACCCTTGGTTACAAGAATTGCCGGATCCAATCACGAGAATGGCTTGGGATAACTATTTGACTATTTCTCCTAAAGATGCTGAAAGATTAGGTATTGAAAACGATCTTAATGCAAGAATGCAGTTAGACGGTTCTATCGTAAATCTTACGGTAAACGGAGTAACAATAAAAGATGTTCCTGTATTTATCCAGCCAGGTCAGGCAGACGGTTCTGTAGGTCTTGCCCTTGGATATGGTAAAAAAGATTCTGGAGCTACAGCAGATACTGGTGTTAATGCTTATCCTTTATTCGATGGTTCTAACTTAACAGTTTCAGGAGCTAAGATCGAAAAAACAGGAGAAGATCACGAGTTTGCGGGTATTCAGCTTCAAAATACTTTGATGGGACGTTATGAGATCGCTAAAGAAGTTCCTTTGGCAGATTACTTAAACGTAGCATTCGATGATGAGCACAAAGGATGGAACAAGCCTTTGGAATATCACACGATCAGCGGTGCACTTCCAGCTAGAAAGATTGACCTTTGGGATGCTTTCGATGATACGGACGGGCCTCACTTCAACTTATCTGTTGACTTGAACTCTTGTACTGGTTGTGGAGCATGTATCATTGCTTGCCAGGCAGAAAACAACGTTCCTGTTGTTGGTAAAGAAGAGATCAGAATGTCAAGAGATATGTATTGGTTAAGAATTGACCGTTACTACTCTTCGACTCAGAAAGTAGAAGTTTACGAAGGATTAAAAGAAGGATTGGCCGTTCCAGAATTATACGGAACAGCATTCGGAGGTGAAGGTGCATTGAATAACCCCGCTGAAAATCCAGATGTGATCTTCCAGCCGGTAATGTGTCAGCATTGTAACCATGCTCCTTGTGAAACAGTATGTCCGGTTGCGGCTACATCACACAGTAAGCAAGGTCAAAACCACATGGCTTACAACAGATGTATCGGTACTAGATATTGTGCAAACAACTGTCCGTACAAAGTAAGACGTTTCAACTGGTTTACTTATAACCTAAACGACAAGTTCGATTTCAACATGAATAACGACCTTGGAAGAATGGTTCTAAACCCAGATGTTGTGGTAAGAACGAGAGGGGTAATGGAGAAATGCTCTATGTGTATCCAGGAAACTCAGGCTACCATTTTAGCTGCTAAGAGAGAAAACAGAAAAGTAACTGACAACGAATTCAAAAATTCTTGTGCTTGTGCTGCTGCTTGTTCTACCGGAGCAATGACGTTTGGAGACATGAATGACAAAGAATCTGAAGTAAGAGAATTATACTCTAGCAACAGAAGATATTATTTACTTGAAGAGATCGGAACAAAACCAAATGTGTTCTATCACGCTAAAGTAAGAAACAGAGTAGAAAAATAA
- a CDS encoding c-type cytochrome, whose translation MISWRKHYRQTLIAIGLLLSTSASIYGQDGDPKNGEKLFKANCTACHALDKQVVGPPLKGVVERVKTEGGVDRDWLHKWIKDNKALRASGDKYANEIFEKFNKTEMQVFPNLSEKDIDDILAFTTNPPEPEPAKKDDATAAPAAGANAGPADKTTTNVVIISLLAIAGLLVWILLKLRQLVKLGQSEDLAGLNETRVKSFSEIYAKYHYVGKGLIAILALLATYGIWNWIMWIGVYKGYKPEQPIYFSHKIHAGEQKIDCQLCHSSAKYGKVSEIPSMNVCMNCHRTISEYNADHYMEPGKDKAFYDGEIQKIYAATGWDPAKQQYTGKTQPVEWTRIHNMPDFVYFNHSQHVVAGEQAIISSFNKKNPDNKIDVVCKACHGKIDTMNVVQMANDFTMGWCIECHRTTEVDMNNGYNKEYFKNLHDKLKKQYPKDGGKITVDAIGGLECGKCHY comes from the coding sequence ATGATTAGTTGGAGAAAGCATTATAGACAAACGTTGATCGCAATAGGCTTATTGCTATCAACCAGTGCTTCAATTTACGGGCAAGACGGCGATCCTAAGAATGGAGAGAAACTTTTCAAGGCAAATTGTACGGCATGTCACGCTTTAGACAAACAAGTTGTAGGACCACCGCTGAAGGGGGTTGTAGAACGAGTGAAAACTGAAGGTGGTGTGGACAGAGATTGGCTTCATAAGTGGATCAAAGACAACAAAGCTTTAAGAGCTTCTGGGGATAAATACGCCAATGAGATTTTTGAAAAGTTTAACAAAACTGAGATGCAGGTGTTCCCGAATCTTTCTGAGAAGGACATCGATGATATCTTAGCTTTTACAACTAATCCACCAGAGCCGGAACCGGCAAAGAAGGATGACGCGACAGCTGCACCTGCAGCCGGAGCAAATGCAGGCCCTGCAGACAAAACCACGACAAATGTAGTAATCATTTCACTTTTAGCCATCGCAGGTTTATTAGTATGGATCCTTTTAAAACTAAGACAATTAGTGAAACTGGGGCAATCTGAAGACTTAGCGGGACTCAATGAAACGAGAGTAAAATCTTTCAGTGAAATCTACGCAAAATACCACTATGTTGGTAAAGGGTTAATCGCAATCCTGGCACTTTTGGCAACGTACGGAATTTGGAACTGGATCATGTGGATCGGGGTCTACAAAGGATACAAGCCAGAGCAGCCTATCTATTTCTCACACAAAATTCACGCTGGAGAACAGAAAATTGACTGTCAATTATGTCACTCCAGTGCTAAATACGGTAAAGTTTCTGAAATCCCATCAATGAACGTATGTATGAACTGTCACAGAACGATTTCTGAGTACAATGCAGATCATTACATGGAGCCAGGAAAAGACAAGGCTTTCTATGATGGAGAGATCCAGAAAATTTACGCAGCTACAGGTTGGGATCCTGCTAAACAACAGTATACAGGAAAAACACAGCCGGTAGAATGGACAAGAATCCACAACATGCCAGACTTCGTGTACTTCAACCACTCTCAGCACGTTGTAGCAGGTGAGCAGGCAATTATCAGTTCTTTCAACAAAAAGAATCCTGACAACAAAATTGATGTTGTATGTAAAGCTTGTCACGGAAAAATTGACACAATGAATGTTGTTCAAATGGCTAATGACTTCACTATGGGATGGTGTATTGAGTGCCACAGAACTACTGAAGTTGATATGAACAACGGTTATAATAAAGAATACTTCAAGAATCTACATGACAAGCTTAAGAAGCAATACCCTAAAGATGGTGGTAAGATTACTGTAGACGCAATTGGAGGTCTTGAGTGTGGTAAATGTCATTATTAA
- a CDS encoding SPOR domain-containing protein, producing the protein MKNLIKIFSVVSLLAFYHIDAQQVVKRDTLSGTELIISMDPKVDAALGSIEDKCSRVAVNTSTRDTDSDSDYTKPAKIFVPSRELTNAEICRKNPRILGFKIQITTVKSNDEANEVKSYFRKRFPNLKVETDASLRPNYKILAGSYFTKQSASSDLSKIREYFKSAVAVQYRIFCAEAK; encoded by the coding sequence ATGAAAAATTTAATCAAAATATTTTCAGTCGTATCATTACTGGCTTTTTATCATATTGATGCACAACAGGTTGTAAAGAGAGATACGTTGAGCGGGACGGAACTTATTATTTCTATGGATCCAAAGGTGGACGCTGCTTTGGGAAGCATTGAAGATAAATGCTCCAGGGTAGCTGTTAACACGTCTACCAGGGATACAGATAGTGACAGTGATTATACAAAACCGGCGAAGATTTTTGTTCCAAGTCGCGAGCTTACGAATGCGGAGATCTGTAGAAAAAATCCAAGAATTTTAGGGTTTAAAATACAAATTACGACCGTGAAAAGTAATGATGAAGCGAACGAGGTAAAATCATATTTCAGAAAGAGGTTCCCCAACCTTAAAGTGGAGACAGATGCTTCTTTACGACCGAACTATAAGATTTTAGCAGGAAGTTATTTCACAAAACAAAGTGCTTCTTCGGACTTATCGAAAATCAGAGAATATTTTAAATCTGCTGTAGCGGTTCAGTATAGAATTTTCTGTGCAGAGGCAAAATAA
- a CDS encoding DUF6080 domain-containing protein has protein sequence MFIPTIKSKLNSFFRLLLPSSYTELGVFTFFLVSYGILGWYIALDYHIIYDERIPWDAYFSFDNKAIVMTGGSFERHPLSYYFFNWIREIALYLSDGKTNAVFRLALAWMSNLMVSLSILQVFKYLKNIINLPDHISLLLIFFFGAFSTNILLSFTPENFTYTLFLLSLYNHYAATKIKSDQKIPALPLAFAGVTIGGLTVTNIVKVFIPVIFENDLFKDWKKILNAAIRGLITCICFVLLYLNRIDFKYKTIFSKTSQQYEKFSNVKNTPAWDMISSYFFGGNILFSDFIIRNKHNMKGFHFKALLMYVYSSWIPYIFIITLLALISWSYYKNFKNKLVQMLMISFIIDIIIHCLMRFGLHTSYIYGGHFVFVYPLLLGWLFFTYRSSVKITSILVVITGILFTYLAFNNYYRMTEFFWFLNQYYL, from the coding sequence GTGTTTATTCCTACAATTAAATCAAAACTGAACAGCTTTTTCAGACTCCTTCTCCCTTCTTCATATACGGAGCTCGGAGTGTTCACATTCTTTCTAGTCTCTTATGGAATTTTAGGATGGTATATCGCTTTAGATTACCATATTATTTACGATGAAAGAATCCCCTGGGATGCGTATTTCAGTTTTGACAATAAAGCGATTGTTATGACGGGCGGAAGCTTCGAAAGACATCCACTTTCCTATTATTTCTTCAATTGGATAAGAGAAATTGCATTATATCTTTCCGACGGCAAAACCAATGCAGTTTTCAGATTGGCTTTAGCCTGGATGAGTAATTTAATGGTTAGTTTAAGTATTTTACAGGTTTTTAAATATTTAAAGAACATCATTAACCTTCCCGATCATATTAGCCTTTTATTAATTTTTTTCTTCGGGGCTTTTTCAACAAATATTCTTCTTTCTTTCACTCCGGAAAATTTCACTTATACCCTATTTTTATTGAGTCTGTATAACCATTATGCAGCGACTAAAATTAAGTCTGATCAAAAAATTCCTGCATTGCCTTTGGCATTTGCCGGTGTTACGATTGGAGGATTGACCGTTACCAATATCGTTAAAGTATTTATCCCAGTTATTTTTGAAAACGATCTTTTTAAGGACTGGAAAAAAATATTAAACGCAGCTATACGAGGATTAATTACTTGCATATGCTTTGTCTTACTTTATTTGAATAGAATTGATTTTAAGTATAAAACTATTTTCAGCAAAACAAGTCAGCAGTATGAGAAATTTTCAAATGTAAAAAATACGCCCGCATGGGACATGATCTCTTCCTATTTTTTTGGAGGTAATATTCTGTTCTCAGATTTTATTATCCGAAATAAACACAATATGAAGGGTTTTCACTTTAAAGCCTTGCTCATGTACGTTTACTCATCATGGATCCCGTATATTTTCATCATTACCTTATTAGCATTAATAAGTTGGAGTTATTATAAAAATTTCAAAAACAAACTAGTACAAATGTTGATGATTTCTTTTATTATTGACATCATCATCCATTGCCTGATGAGGTTTGGACTTCATACTTCTTACATCTACGGTGGTCACTTTGTTTTTGTTTATCCTTTACTGTTGGGATGGCTCTTTTTCACTTATCGTTCATCAGTAAAAATAACTTCCATTCTGGTGGTCATCACAGGAATTCTCTTTACTTATCTGGCATTTAACAATTATTACAGGATGACGGAATTTTTCTGGTTTTTAAATCAATATTATCTGTAA
- a CDS encoding T9SS-dependent choice-of-anchor J family protein yields the protein MKRTLLSLSLLLTGAFIQAQTVLLDEGFENYTDFSISGFGSWLTLDLDELDTYTGGGPVVNGTTTVLPNWDNAGDPMAFQIFNLTNSNATNNATSTPSDQEVRNFSPHGGQKCAVSWAGVPEAPDDANNDWLITPSLTLGASSNILTFWVKALSPDFTEDYKVGIYTGTGTPTSSANFTTISTPATLTAPYANWTEVTINLDAYAGQTVRIGFNYMSSDQYMFMLDDVKVTTSGVLATSEISKSKSEVSVYPNPTKGEVTVKTDKKVKSSTVIDMTGRSLLNTNTANADLSALPKGTYLLQVEFADGTKTSEKIIKQ from the coding sequence ATGAAAAGAACTCTACTGTCTTTAAGCTTACTACTTACAGGAGCTTTTATTCAAGCACAAACCGTCTTATTGGATGAAGGATTTGAAAATTACACTGATTTTTCTATTTCAGGTTTTGGAAGCTGGTTAACTCTAGATCTAGATGAACTAGATACCTACACGGGAGGAGGTCCCGTAGTTAACGGAACGACAACAGTTCTACCTAACTGGGACAATGCAGGAGATCCTATGGCTTTCCAAATTTTCAATCTTACAAATAGCAATGCCACTAACAACGCGACCTCCACACCTAGTGATCAAGAAGTTAGAAATTTCAGCCCTCATGGCGGACAAAAATGCGCTGTATCTTGGGCGGGAGTACCTGAAGCACCAGATGACGCGAATAATGACTGGCTTATCACTCCTTCTTTAACATTAGGAGCCAGTTCAAACATTTTAACATTCTGGGTGAAAGCACTATCTCCTGATTTCACTGAAGATTACAAAGTAGGAATTTATACAGGAACAGGAACACCAACATCATCTGCCAACTTTACAACAATCTCAACACCAGCTACGTTAACAGCACCTTATGCGAATTGGACAGAGGTAACAATTAATTTAGATGCTTACGCAGGGCAAACCGTTAGAATTGGATTCAATTACATGTCTTCCGACCAATATATGTTTATGTTGGATGATGTAAAAGTAACAACATCAGGAGTTCTTGCGACCAGCGAAATCTCAAAATCAAAATCAGAAGTTTCTGTTTATCCTAATCCTACGAAAGGAGAAGTAACCGTTAAAACAGATAAAAAGGTTAAATCTTCTACTGTTATTGATATGACAGGAAGATCTTTATTAAACACGAATACCGCTAACGCCGACTTATCTGCACTTCCAAAAGGAACCTACTTATTACAAGTTGAATTTGCAGACGGAACAAAAACTTCAGAAAAAATTATCAAGCAATAA
- a CDS encoding protein adenylyltransferase SelO — translation MKIENIQQPFIKIFPGDFSGNTIQRNTPKVLFSTISPVGFDQPKLIAFNEKLSEEIGLGQFEEKDLDFLVGNNLPENIKTYATAYAGHQFGNWAGQLGDGRAILAGEITNSLGQKNEIQWKGAGATPYSRHADGRAVLRSSVREYLMSEAMFHLGIPTTRALSLSFTGEDVVRDIMYSGDPKAEKGAVVVRTAESFLRFGHFELMSAQKELNTLMDLVDFTIENYFKEIASEGSQKYKDFFSDICKRTADLMVEWYRVGFVHGVMNTDNMSILGLTIDYGPYSMMDEYDLNFTPNTTDLPGRRYAFGKQGQIAQWNLWQLANALHSIIKDEQFLEKTLNDFGDYFWNAHDQMLCKKFGFDVLLKDDEDFFTNWQGLMQELQLDYTLFFTQLERFNNSVDLKSQFENVSYLLLDEEKLSKLDHFLTTYQKRLEKNAISKEDSIELMKKANPKFILRNYLLFECIEEINIGKTELLEKLTKALENPYQEIYPEFSKKRPSKYDDVSGCSMLSCSS, via the coding sequence ATGAAAATTGAAAACATTCAACAACCCTTTATAAAAATATTTCCTGGTGATTTTTCAGGAAATACCATTCAGAGAAATACGCCAAAAGTTTTATTTTCCACCATTTCACCAGTTGGTTTTGATCAGCCTAAACTGATTGCTTTTAATGAAAAACTTTCAGAGGAAATCGGATTGGGACAATTTGAAGAGAAAGACCTTGATTTTTTGGTTGGAAATAATTTGCCTGAAAATATAAAAACCTATGCAACAGCCTATGCCGGACATCAGTTTGGAAACTGGGCAGGACAATTGGGAGACGGAAGAGCCATTTTAGCTGGAGAAATCACCAACAGTTTAGGTCAGAAAAACGAAATCCAATGGAAAGGCGCCGGAGCAACCCCTTATTCGAGACACGCTGACGGAAGAGCCGTGCTGAGGTCTTCAGTTCGCGAATACCTGATGAGTGAAGCGATGTTTCATTTAGGAATTCCGACCACGAGAGCATTAAGTTTATCATTTACGGGAGAAGATGTAGTAAGAGACATCATGTACAGCGGAGATCCAAAAGCAGAAAAAGGAGCTGTAGTGGTGAGAACCGCAGAAAGTTTTCTTCGTTTCGGGCATTTTGAATTGATGTCTGCGCAAAAAGAGCTTAATACTTTGATGGATCTGGTTGATTTTACCATTGAAAATTATTTTAAAGAAATAGCTTCCGAGGGATCTCAAAAATACAAAGACTTCTTTTCAGACATTTGCAAAAGAACTGCCGATCTTATGGTGGAATGGTATCGCGTAGGATTTGTGCATGGAGTGATGAATACCGATAATATGTCGATTTTAGGATTAACGATCGATTACGGTCCGTATTCAATGATGGATGAATATGATCTGAATTTCACCCCCAACACAACCGATCTTCCCGGCAGAAGATATGCTTTCGGAAAACAAGGCCAGATTGCACAATGGAATCTTTGGCAACTTGCCAATGCACTCCACTCTATTATTAAGGATGAACAGTTTTTAGAGAAAACATTAAACGATTTCGGAGATTATTTCTGGAATGCGCACGACCAGATGCTTTGTAAAAAATTCGGTTTTGACGTACTCTTAAAAGATGATGAAGATTTCTTCACCAATTGGCAAGGCTTGATGCAGGAATTGCAGTTAGATTACACTTTATTTTTCACTCAACTGGAAAGATTCAATAATTCAGTTGATTTAAAATCTCAGTTTGAAAATGTTTCTTATCTATTATTGGATGAGGAAAAACTTTCAAAGTTGGATCATTTTTTAACAACATATCAAAAACGACTTGAAAAGAATGCAATCTCAAAAGAAGACTCTATTGAATTGATGAAAAAGGCAAATCCGAAATTCATCCTGAGAAATTATTTACTTTTTGAATGTATTGAAGAAATTAATATCGGAAAAACAGAACTTTTAGAAAAGCTAACCAAAGCTTTGGAAAATCCATACCAGGAAATCTATCCTGAATTTTCTAAAAAACGCCCTTCGAAATATGATGATGTTTCGGGATGCTCTATGCTTTCTTGTAGTTCTTAA